One genomic window of Ignavibacteriota bacterium includes the following:
- the tsaE gene encoding tRNA (adenosine(37)-N6)-threonylcarbamoyltransferase complex ATPase subunit type 1 TsaE — protein MQAHLTHSEEETRTLAGAFARALEPGATVALSGDLGSGKTAWVRGMCAAYACEEQVSSPTFTIVNEYRGVRHVLHCDVYRLRSIDEMFEAGLDEMFDSDAVVLVEWAEKMLALLPFPRWEILCEHGGNEAERRYTVVLVADQGSSILEETGDMESMQ, from the coding sequence ATGCAGGCGCATCTCACGCACAGCGAAGAGGAGACGCGCACGCTTGCGGGCGCGTTTGCGCGCGCGCTGGAGCCGGGCGCGACCGTCGCGCTATCCGGCGATCTGGGCAGCGGCAAGACCGCCTGGGTGCGCGGAATGTGCGCGGCGTACGCGTGTGAAGAACAGGTGAGCAGTCCGACCTTCACCATCGTCAACGAATACCGCGGTGTGCGGCACGTGCTGCACTGCGACGTGTACCGGCTGCGGAGCATCGACGAGATGTTCGAGGCGGGCCTCGATGAAATGTTCGACAGCGACGCGGTGGTGCTTGTCGAGTGGGCGGAGAAAATGCTGGCCCTGCTTCCCTTCCCGCGCTGGGAAATACTCTGCGAGCACGGAGGCAACGAGGCCGAGCGACGCTACACGGTTGTACTTGTCGCCGACCAGGG